Proteins encoded in a region of the Prunus persica cultivar Lovell chromosome G4, Prunus_persica_NCBIv2, whole genome shotgun sequence genome:
- the LOC18781057 gene encoding uncharacterized protein LOC18781057, which produces MELQRKYCSNLFFFLLLLHSFFFSGSVDAYKNYTVGDSLGWYDNLQNPKLNYQKWVAAKNFSLGDFLIFNTDTNHSVVQTFNLTTYKLCDYDDAQENDTIQWSSADPSNTASHPVSVEVPLLKEGMSYFFSGDYDGEQCKNGQHFKINVSHGQGLPKSLQEPAAQNQSPGPASGPQSGNDEGSVPDTIVPSNFDHPHEDDTEEKNPSGSVALSIYGTQGMAVPFFILLMRFYIF; this is translated from the exons ATGGAATTACAGAGAAAGTACTGCagcaatcttttcttttttcttcttcttcttcattcattcttcTTCTCAGGATCTGTTGATGCTTACAAGAACTACACAGTAGGAGACTCTTTGGGTTGGTATGATAACCTCCAAAACCCCAAACTTAATTACCAGAAATGGGTTGCTGCCAAGAACTTCAGCTTGGGAGATTTTCTCA TTTTCAACACTGACACGAACCACTCGGTTGTGCAAACATTTAACTTGACGACATACAAGCTGTGCGATTACGACGATGCTCAAGAAAACGACACGATCCAATGGTCGTCGGCAGACCCATCAAACACGGCCTCACATCCAGTCTCTGTGGAAGTGCCTTTGCTGAAAGAGGGCATGTCGTATTTCTTTTCAGGCGATTACGACGGCGAGCAATGCAAGAATGGCCAGCACTTTAAGATCAACGTCTCTCATGGCCAAGGCCTGCCCAAGAGCTTACAGGAACCGGCCGCACAGAATCAGTCCCCAGGTCCAGCAAGCGGACCCCAGTCTGGCAACGACGAGGGTTCGGTCCCGGATACAATCGTTCCTTCCAATTTCGATCACCCCCACGAGGACGACACAGAGGAGAAAAACCCATCTGGGTCGGTTGCTTTATCAATTTATGGGACGCAAGGAATGGCAGTtccgttttttattttattaatgcgtttttatatattttga